One Sphingobacteruim zhuxiongii DNA window includes the following coding sequences:
- a CDS encoding S9 family peptidase, translated as MMRLSCIGALLLINNMVVAQGKEVPQKVERPQIENRVKTINGGTPLSPKALWELGRVSAEGLSADGTQLIYGVSNYQFDENKSEKNLFVVPVKGGKVRQFTSDAGGETVLTIDENGNVLYMFKGQIWQKNLNGSDSKQLTDYEGGLENVKIAPDGKSILFSKAVLLKPYHSVDKYSDLGKSNVYIYDNLDYRHWDTWNDGRFNHPFIASYTDGKIGEPKDIMEGEPFYSPQMPFGGSEDFIWTADSRSVIYVAKKRFGNDYAQSTNTDLYQYDIATGETRNLTEGMSGYDTNPSLSKDGKILSWLSMKTDGFEADKNDIILMEASSGRKVNLTAHWDGTVNSFIWSKDNKKIFFVAPSKGTVQLFEINVAKGVWSKVLPKITQISDGDFDIAGIVGETSTGLIVTSTKMTRAAEVFDYNFKNKSIKAITHVNDAMYSQIADTKVESRVTKATDGLDLFSWVIYPPDFDPTKKYPVLLFCQGGPQAATTQSYSFRWNFQLMASQGYIVIAPNRRGMPGWGVKWNEQISKDWGGQSIRDYLSAIDDLSTESYVDKSNIAAVGASYGGYSVFMLAGVHEGRFKSLISHCGLFDMTSWYGTTEELFFANHDIGAYWDKNNSKSYNEFNPIKHIDKWNTPILIFQGGKDYRVPIGQGLEAFQAAQLKGVKSRLVYLPEENHWVLSGHNAQVWQREFFGWLSETLK; from the coding sequence ATGATGAGATTATCATGTATTGGAGCACTCTTATTGATCAATAATATGGTTGTTGCACAAGGTAAAGAAGTTCCACAGAAAGTGGAGAGGCCACAGATTGAAAATCGCGTAAAGACAATAAACGGAGGTACTCCGCTTAGCCCAAAGGCCTTATGGGAATTGGGTAGAGTAAGTGCTGAAGGTTTATCGGCCGACGGGACACAGCTTATCTATGGCGTCTCCAACTATCAGTTCGATGAAAATAAATCCGAAAAGAATTTGTTTGTTGTTCCGGTAAAGGGAGGGAAAGTTCGACAATTTACTAGTGATGCGGGTGGAGAGACGGTTTTGACAATAGATGAGAATGGAAATGTATTATACATGTTCAAGGGGCAGATTTGGCAAAAAAATCTGAATGGTAGCGATTCAAAACAGTTGACAGATTACGAAGGTGGATTAGAGAATGTGAAGATCGCTCCAGACGGGAAGTCGATTTTGTTCAGCAAAGCCGTGCTATTAAAGCCCTACCACTCTGTTGATAAATATTCCGATCTAGGTAAATCCAATGTTTATATCTATGATAATTTGGATTATCGTCATTGGGATACTTGGAATGATGGTCGTTTTAACCATCCGTTTATTGCAAGTTATACCGATGGTAAGATAGGAGAACCTAAAGACATCATGGAAGGTGAGCCTTTTTACTCTCCGCAAATGCCATTTGGTGGCTCGGAAGATTTTATTTGGACTGCAGATAGCCGATCTGTCATCTATGTCGCTAAGAAGCGATTTGGAAATGATTATGCTCAGAGTACTAATACTGATTTATATCAGTATGATATTGCCACTGGAGAGACACGTAATCTTACGGAAGGTATGAGTGGTTATGATACGAATCCTTCGCTTAGCAAGGATGGTAAGATACTGAGTTGGTTGAGCATGAAGACTGATGGCTTTGAAGCGGATAAGAATGATATCATCCTTATGGAAGCGAGTTCGGGTCGAAAAGTAAACTTAACAGCACATTGGGATGGAACAGTTAATTCCTTTATTTGGAGTAAGGATAATAAGAAGATTTTCTTTGTCGCACCATCTAAGGGGACTGTACAGCTTTTTGAAATCAATGTGGCTAAGGGAGTATGGTCAAAAGTATTGCCTAAGATAACTCAGATTTCGGATGGTGATTTTGATATTGCGGGGATTGTTGGAGAAACATCGACTGGCTTAATTGTTACCTCCACAAAAATGACACGTGCGGCGGAAGTGTTTGATTATAATTTCAAAAATAAATCGATTAAGGCGATTACTCATGTCAATGATGCCATGTACAGCCAAATCGCGGATACGAAAGTGGAAAGTCGCGTAACCAAAGCAACAGATGGATTGGATTTATTCTCGTGGGTTATATATCCTCCTGATTTTGATCCGACGAAAAAATATCCTGTATTATTATTCTGTCAAGGTGGTCCACAAGCGGCGACCACACAATCTTATTCTTTCCGTTGGAATTTCCAATTAATGGCTTCCCAAGGTTACATTGTTATCGCGCCGAATCGTCGCGGTATGCCAGGATGGGGAGTTAAGTGGAATGAACAAATCTCTAAAGACTGGGGTGGCCAATCGATAAGAGACTATTTGTCGGCTATTGACGATCTTTCTACAGAGTCTTATGTTGATAAATCTAACATTGCAGCCGTTGGCGCTAGTTACGGTGGATATTCAGTTTTTATGTTAGCTGGAGTTCATGAAGGAAGGTTTAAATCATTAATATCACACTGTGGTCTATTTGACATGACTTCTTGGTATGGAACAACTGAAGAATTATTCTTTGCTAATCATGACATTGGTGCTTACTGGGACAAAAATAATAGCAAATCATACAATGAGTTTAATCCAATTAAGCATATTGACAAATGGAATACACCGATCTTAATTTTTCAAGGAGGTAAGGATTATCGCGTTCCAATTGGACAGGGTTTAGAGGCTTTTCAAGCAGCTCAATTGAAAGGGGTGAAAAGTAGACTAGTTTATCTACCGGAAGAGAATCACTGGGTGCTCTCAGGTCACAATGCACAAGTATGGCAAAGAGAGTTTTTCGGCTGGTTATCCGAAACGTTGAAATAG